In Papaver somniferum cultivar HN1 chromosome 1, ASM357369v1, whole genome shotgun sequence, a genomic segment contains:
- the LOC113338928 gene encoding icosanoyl-CoA 5-desaturase-like — protein sequence MALETGTQYPKDSMQLKEQVVLEKKGDFWNRVNLGTLIVEHIAVLFAPFYFTWNAFWVAMILYLVTLNLGFSLKLTKPLEYLFAYIGLHCAQGDPMFWVTNHRYHHQFTDSVRDPHSPIEGFWFSHIGWALHNNYLREKVGKSNNVMDLKKQSYYWFLRRTDLLHLVGLALLLYVCGGLPHLIWGMGVRIVAVHHSTFIVNSLCHTWGTRPWNTGDLSKNNWVVGLLGFGEGWHNNHHAFQFSARVGLEWWQLDIPWYIIKLLEHLGLATDVKVPTEIQKLKLSVKVRNASTQHEE from the exons ATGGCCCTAGAAACTGGTACACAATATCCAAAGGATTCAATGCAATTGAAAGAACAAGTTGTTTTGGAGAAAAAAGGTGACTTCTGGAATCGTGTGAACTTGGGGACACTTATAGTGGAACATATAGCGGTTTTATTTGCTCCTTTCTATTTCACTTGGAATGCATTTTGGGTGGCAATGATACTGTACCTAGTGACATTAAATCTAGGATTCAGTCTTAAGCTCACGAAACCACTTGAATACTTGTTTGCTTACATCGGACTTCATTGTGCACAG GGAGACCCTATGTTTTGGGTAACAAATCATCGTTATCACCATCAGTTCACAGATTCTGTTCGAGATCCTCATAGCCCTATCGAGGGGTTTTGGTTCAGCCACATAGGTTGGGCTTTGCATAACAACTATCTCCGAGAGAAG GTCGGAAAATCAAACAATGTGATGGATCTAAAGAAACAATCCTACTACTGGTTCCTTAGGAGAACAGATCTACTTCATCTTGTTGGATTGGCGCTTCTTTTGTACGTCTGTGGAGGGTTACCCCACCTTATCTGGGGAATG GGTGTTAGAATAGTTGCTGTGCACCATAGCACGTTCATAGTGAATTCACTGTGCCATACATGGGGGACAAGGCCATGGAACACTGGAGATTTATCCAAAAACAACTGGGTGGTGGgtttattaggatttggagaaGGTTGGCACAACAACCATCACGCCTTCCAGTTCTCCGCTCGGGTAGGGCTGGAATGGTGGCAGCTTGACATTCCTTGGTATATTATAAAGCTACTTGAGCACCTTGGATTAGCAACAGATGTCAAAGTCCCTACGGAAATTCAGAAGCTAAAATTATCCGTCAAAGTTCGTAATGCATCTACCCAACATGAAGAGTAG
- the LOC113339013 gene encoding acyl-CoA C20 Delta5-desaturase-like — protein sequence MAVEPVFTPKGELWNIYICLLVAPYYFTWNAFWGFWASFFWTNCIGISLSYHRNLSHKSFKLPKSLEYLFAYFGLHAAQGDPIFWVSIHRYHHQFTDSDRDPHSPIEGFWFSHMTWIFQHSRLREKCGKRNNVMDLQNQAYYRFIYLLGFRIALETHLSFAVNSVCHTWGKRPWNTKDLSKNNWVVNILGHGEGWHNNHHAFEFSACLELEWWQLDMPWYVIKLLEHFGLATDVKVPTEIQKLKMSYVTPNEFHQREKDC from the exons ATGGCTGTAGAACCTGTTTTTACTCCGAAGGGTGAG TTGTGGAACATATATATATGTCTCTTAGTTGCTCCATACTACTTTACTTGGAACGCATTCTGGGGGTTTTGGGCATCGTTTTTTTGGACTAATTGTATAGGGATAAGTCTTTCTTACCACAGAAACCTTAGTCACAAAAGTTTTAAGCTACcaaaatctcttgaatatttgttTGCGTATTTCGGACTTCATGCTGCACAG GGAGACCCGATATTTTGGGTAAGCATTCATCGATATCACCACCAGTTCACAGATTCGGATAGAGACCCACATAGCCCAATTGAAGGATTTTGGTTCAGCCATATGACTTGGATTTTTCAACACTCTCGTCTCCGAGAAAA GTGTGGAAAACGGAACAATGTAATGGATTTACAAAATCAAGCTTATTACAGATTCATATA CCTTTTGGGTTTTAGAATAGCACTCGAAACCCACCTCTCATTCGCGGTGAATTCAGTGTGTCATACATGGGGGAAAAGGCCATGGAATACTAAAGATTTATCCAAGAACAATTGGGTGGTAAACATATTAGGACATGGAGAAGGTTGGCACAACAACCACCACGCCTTTGAATTCTCGGCTTGTTTAGAACTCGAATGGTGGCAGCTCGATATGCCTTGGTACGTTATAAAGCTACTCGAGCATTTTGGATTAGCAACAGATGTCAAAGTCCCTACTGAGATTCAAAAACTTAAAATGTCCTACGTAACTCCCAACGAATTTCATCAAAGGGAAAAGGACTGCTAA
- the LOC113291396 gene encoding acyl-CoA C20 Delta5-desaturase-like isoform X2 — translation MSAEPVYNPKSVVELQQHTKNDQLVLQKIISDYFRDAVNLGAIIVEHIGLLVAPFYFTWDAFWVFWILAFLTNYLGISLCYHKNLSHKSFKLTKSLEYLFAYFGLHAAQGDPVSWVSTHRYHHQFTDSDRDPHSPIEGFWFSHITWLFQHTHLRKKGGKRNNVVDLEKQAYYRFLRRTYPLHIVGLALVLYIGGGLPHLIWGMGVRTALSHHATFVVNSLCHTWGRKPWNTKDLSKNNSVVGLLGHGEGWHNNHHAFEFSARLGLEWWQLDVPWYIIELLEYLGFATDVKVPTEIQKYRMSCKTYNKFHQNEKDFENPWIRAFIW, via the exons ATGTCTGCAGAACCTGTTTATAATCCGAAGAGTGTGGTGGAGTTGCAGCAGCACACCAAGAATGATCAGCTGGTTCTTCAGAAAATAATATCGGATTATTTCAGAGATGCCGTGAACTTGGGTGCAATAATAGTGGAACACATAGGTCTCTTAGTTGCTCCATTCTACTTTACTTGGGATGCATTTTGGGTTTTTTGGATATTGGCTTTTCTGACAAATTATTTAGGGATAAGTCTTTGTTACCACAAAAACCTTAGTCACAAGAGTTTTAAGCTCAcaaaatctcttgaatatttgttTGCTTATTTTGGACTTCATGCTGCACAG GGAGACCCAGTATCTTGGGTAAGCACTCATCGATATCACCACCAGTTCACAGATTCTGATAGAGACCCGCACAGTCCAATCGAAGGGTTTTGGTTCAGCCATATTACTTGGCTTTTTCAACACACACATCTCAGAAAAAAG GGTGGGAAACGAAACAATGTAGTGGATTTGGAAAAACAAGCATACTACAGGTTCCTTCGAAGAACGTACCCGCTTCATATAGTTGGACTTGCACTTGTATTGTACATCGGAGGAGGCTTACCGCACCTTATTTGGGGAATG GGTGTTCGAACAGCACTAAGTCACCATGCCACATTCGTTGTGAATTCATTGTGCCATACATGGGGGAGAAAGCCATGGAATACCAAAGATTTATCCAAGAACAATTCGGTGGTTGGCTTATTAGGACATGGAGAAGGTTGGCACAATAACCACCACGCTTTTGAGTTTTCGGCTCGGTTAGGGCTCGAATGGTGGCAGCTTGATGTGCCTTGGTACATTATAGAGCTACTTGAGTATCTTGGGTTCGCGACAGATGTTAAAGTCCCTACGGAAATTCAGAAATATAGAATGTCTTGCAAAACTTATAATAAATTTCATCAAAATGAAAAAGACTTTGAAAATCCATGGATACGCGCGTTTATTTGGTGA
- the LOC113291396 gene encoding acyl-CoA C20 Delta5-desaturase-like isoform X1 encodes MSAEPVYNPKSVVELQQHTKNDQLVLQKIISDYFRDAVNLGAIIVEHIGLLVAPFYFTWDAFWVFWILAFLTNYLGISLCYHKNLSHKSFKLTKSLEYLFAYFGLHAAQGDPVSWVSTHRYHHQFTDSDRDPHSPIEGFWFSHITWLFQHTHLRKKGSAHPQGGKRNNVVDLEKQAYYRFLRRTYPLHIVGLALVLYIGGGLPHLIWGMGVRTALSHHATFVVNSLCHTWGRKPWNTKDLSKNNSVVGLLGHGEGWHNNHHAFEFSARLGLEWWQLDVPWYIIELLEYLGFATDVKVPTEIQKYRMSCKTYNKFHQNEKDFENPWIRAFIW; translated from the exons ATGTCTGCAGAACCTGTTTATAATCCGAAGAGTGTGGTGGAGTTGCAGCAGCACACCAAGAATGATCAGCTGGTTCTTCAGAAAATAATATCGGATTATTTCAGAGATGCCGTGAACTTGGGTGCAATAATAGTGGAACACATAGGTCTCTTAGTTGCTCCATTCTACTTTACTTGGGATGCATTTTGGGTTTTTTGGATATTGGCTTTTCTGACAAATTATTTAGGGATAAGTCTTTGTTACCACAAAAACCTTAGTCACAAGAGTTTTAAGCTCAcaaaatctcttgaatatttgttTGCTTATTTTGGACTTCATGCTGCACAG GGAGACCCAGTATCTTGGGTAAGCACTCATCGATATCACCACCAGTTCACAGATTCTGATAGAGACCCGCACAGTCCAATCGAAGGGTTTTGGTTCAGCCATATTACTTGGCTTTTTCAACACACACATCTCAGAAAAAAG GGTTCTGCACATCCGCAGGGTGGGAAACGAAACAATGTAGTGGATTTGGAAAAACAAGCATACTACAGGTTCCTTCGAAGAACGTACCCGCTTCATATAGTTGGACTTGCACTTGTATTGTACATCGGAGGAGGCTTACCGCACCTTATTTGGGGAATG GGTGTTCGAACAGCACTAAGTCACCATGCCACATTCGTTGTGAATTCATTGTGCCATACATGGGGGAGAAAGCCATGGAATACCAAAGATTTATCCAAGAACAATTCGGTGGTTGGCTTATTAGGACATGGAGAAGGTTGGCACAATAACCACCACGCTTTTGAGTTTTCGGCTCGGTTAGGGCTCGAATGGTGGCAGCTTGATGTGCCTTGGTACATTATAGAGCTACTTGAGTATCTTGGGTTCGCGACAGATGTTAAAGTCCCTACGGAAATTCAGAAATATAGAATGTCTTGCAAAACTTATAATAAATTTCATCAAAATGAAAAAGACTTTGAAAATCCATGGATACGCGCGTTTATTTGGTGA